A single Anatilimnocola floriformis DNA region contains:
- the msrB gene encoding peptide-methionine (R)-S-oxide reductase MsrB gives MKLFYVFNRAGQLVGPLPTADWDLPEEKWRALLSPDQFRLLRRQDTEVAFCGMLLDNKQQGVYFCAGCGLPVFSSDAKFDSGSGWPSFYQPLAAANIILRPDQRNGLQRLEVSCARCAGHLGHVFADGPHPSGQRFNLNSASLLFAPSNQVARLADPAAD, from the coding sequence ATGAAATTGTTCTATGTTTTCAACCGCGCCGGCCAATTAGTCGGTCCGCTCCCGACGGCCGATTGGGATCTGCCCGAAGAAAAATGGCGAGCGCTGCTGTCTCCCGATCAGTTTCGTCTGCTCCGTCGGCAAGATACGGAGGTCGCCTTTTGCGGCATGCTCCTCGACAACAAGCAGCAGGGCGTTTATTTCTGCGCGGGTTGCGGACTGCCGGTATTTTCTTCGGATGCGAAGTTTGATTCGGGAAGCGGCTGGCCTAGTTTCTATCAGCCCTTGGCTGCCGCCAACATCATCCTGCGTCCCGACCAGCGCAATGGTTTGCAACGCTTGGAAGTCAGCTGTGCCCGCTGCGCCGGCCACCTCGGTCATGTCTTCGCTGATGGTCCGCACCCCAGCGGTCAGCGTTTCAATCTGAATTCGGCATCACTGCTGTTCGCCCCCAGCAACCAGGTGGCGCGCTTGGCCGATCCGGCTGCCGATTAA
- a CDS encoding FN3 domain-containing metallophosphoesterase family protein — translation MDDVLNSATRRDFLVGTAAATLTPLLVSETAAQTTDAPADAKLYIQPYLQNPTADAMTICFAALAADDVRVRWGKDKTALTETARLTSSAIPKVTWRVWKARLEKLNAAQTYYYRVDYRENGEERSSEIYTFTPFDPQGKEVRAVIYNDVHDRIATAEALVKLVKPSDFEFSILLGDMWNDPSVANNARQALVNLEAYVRLFDGSNKPMLFIRGNHDVRGSFAGQLSHLVDFPGSDPAAPFAEQKAYFDFLLGPCWFIAPDSGEDGSKKMELFQPYRQQQTEWLTGLFANSSERSATWRILLTHIPLYYRGFWDAAHSRDLWEPVLRGAKIDLCISGHIHKYDLIAKDKEIVHVVDKTKPDETTIRHTPPFATVIGGGPSLPEATVTFFTASEKQLRVRALDAQGREVVKFEQER, via the coding sequence ATGGACGACGTTCTGAACTCTGCGACTCGCCGTGACTTTTTGGTGGGCACGGCGGCAGCGACCCTCACACCGTTGTTGGTGAGTGAAACCGCTGCGCAAACCACTGACGCGCCCGCAGACGCCAAGCTTTACATCCAGCCGTACCTGCAGAACCCTACGGCAGACGCGATGACGATTTGTTTCGCCGCGCTCGCTGCCGACGACGTGCGTGTGCGCTGGGGTAAAGACAAAACCGCGCTGACAGAAACGGCGCGCCTCACGAGTTCGGCGATTCCCAAAGTTACCTGGCGAGTTTGGAAGGCGCGACTCGAAAAACTGAACGCCGCGCAGACGTATTACTACCGCGTCGACTATCGCGAGAACGGCGAGGAGCGTTCGTCGGAGATCTACACCTTCACGCCCTTCGATCCGCAGGGGAAAGAAGTGCGGGCGGTTATTTACAACGACGTGCACGATCGCATCGCGACGGCTGAGGCGCTGGTGAAGCTCGTCAAGCCAAGCGACTTCGAGTTTTCGATTTTGCTCGGCGATATGTGGAACGATCCGAGTGTGGCCAACAACGCGCGGCAAGCGCTCGTCAATCTCGAAGCGTATGTCCGTCTCTTCGATGGTTCGAACAAGCCGATGCTGTTTATCCGCGGCAACCACGACGTGCGCGGTTCGTTTGCCGGGCAGTTGTCGCACCTGGTCGATTTTCCCGGCAGTGATCCGGCCGCGCCGTTTGCCGAACAAAAGGCGTATTTCGATTTTCTCCTCGGGCCCTGTTGGTTTATCGCCCCCGACTCTGGCGAAGACGGCTCGAAGAAAATGGAACTCTTTCAACCTTATCGCCAGCAGCAAACAGAATGGCTGACGGGGCTCTTCGCCAATAGCAGCGAGCGTTCGGCGACGTGGCGGATTTTGCTGACGCACATACCGCTCTACTATCGCGGCTTTTGGGATGCAGCCCACTCGCGCGACTTGTGGGAGCCGGTGCTGCGCGGCGCGAAGATCGACCTCTGCATTTCCGGACACATTCACAAGTACGATCTGATCGCCAAGGACAAAGAGATTGTCCACGTTGTCGACAAAACCAAACCCGACGAAACGACGATCCGCCACACGCCGCCATTCGCCACCGTGATCGGCGGCGGCCCGAGTCTGCCTGAAGCCACCGTGACGTTCTTCACCGCCAGCGAGAAACAATTGCGCGTACGAGCACTCGATGCTCAAGGGCGCGAAGTGGTGAAGTTTGAACAAGAGCGTTAG
- a CDS encoding PDZ domain-containing protein — protein sequence MKWTKMFSASCLAAALATTTTFGQDQPVEVRVRAIAGPDGKVLQVLEERVLGKDDEKAEKKEEGKTDGQPLRARIFRRAQELGEKIAEAAEGATVEIANEDFWGEMPQSDYWIGVQIAPVSAEVRKHIPVKHGVLVQQVYPDSPAIKAELQADDILLQAGDAKIETGPDLVKAIDAAKTTEVPFLVLRGGKEIKLKITPTKRENENERLPVLTAPAVRLERLHAAQKQFEKALETLRAETQPEQGKVDLMLVRPGAFIMQSDVAKLPDDVTVQITKEGNKPAKIQVKKGDKSWDATSDKLDALPKELRPAIEQMLHGNGPPFVTTFTNPYMNVTPHTARVQIPGGNGPTVTTIAPSATVPYGVAPVPALPTVPGMPATPPVVAKAATAWAHAIGPNNSDAKLDQILKKLDSLASPDLEAMKAELKALRKEVDELRKKADK from the coding sequence ATGAAATGGACCAAGATGTTTTCCGCCAGCTGCCTGGCAGCGGCGCTCGCCACGACCACTACGTTTGGCCAGGACCAACCTGTGGAGGTTCGCGTCCGCGCGATCGCCGGACCTGATGGCAAGGTGTTGCAAGTGCTCGAAGAACGGGTTCTCGGCAAGGACGACGAGAAAGCCGAGAAGAAGGAAGAGGGCAAAACCGACGGCCAACCGTTGCGGGCCCGCATCTTCCGCCGCGCTCAAGAACTGGGCGAAAAAATTGCCGAAGCAGCTGAAGGCGCCACGGTTGAGATTGCCAACGAAGACTTCTGGGGTGAAATGCCGCAGTCGGATTATTGGATCGGTGTGCAGATTGCGCCCGTTTCGGCTGAAGTTCGCAAGCACATCCCAGTGAAGCACGGCGTGTTGGTGCAGCAAGTCTATCCCGACAGCCCGGCCATCAAAGCCGAACTGCAAGCCGACGACATTCTGCTGCAAGCTGGCGACGCGAAGATCGAAACCGGTCCCGACCTGGTGAAAGCCATCGACGCTGCCAAGACCACGGAGGTGCCGTTCCTCGTCCTACGCGGCGGCAAGGAGATCAAGCTCAAGATCACGCCCACCAAGCGCGAGAACGAGAATGAAAGACTGCCCGTGCTCACCGCTCCCGCCGTTCGGCTCGAACGGTTGCACGCCGCTCAAAAGCAGTTCGAGAAAGCCCTCGAAACGTTGCGAGCCGAAACGCAGCCTGAGCAGGGAAAAGTCGACCTCATGCTGGTCCGTCCCGGCGCCTTCATCATGCAGAGCGACGTTGCGAAGTTGCCCGACGATGTGACGGTGCAGATCACAAAAGAAGGAAACAAGCCGGCGAAGATTCAGGTCAAGAAGGGTGACAAGAGTTGGGATGCGACGAGCGATAAACTCGACGCCCTGCCAAAAGAACTTCGCCCCGCCATCGAACAGATGCTGCATGGAAACGGCCCGCCCTTTGTGACGACGTTTACCAATCCGTATATGAACGTGACTCCGCACACCGCCCGAGTGCAAATTCCCGGCGGCAACGGTCCTACGGTGACGACGATCGCCCCCAGCGCGACCGTTCCTTATGGCGTTGCTCCGGTTCCCGCGCTGCCAACCGTGCCGGGCATGCCGGCTACTCCGCCCGTCGTAGCCAAAGCGGCCACGGCGTGGGCTCACGCAATCGGCCCGAACAATTCCGACGCCAAGCTCGATCAGATCTTGAAGAAGCTCGACTCGCTGGCCAGCCCCGATCTGGAAGCGATGAAGGCCGAACTAAAGGCCCTGCGCAAGGAAGTCGACGAACTGCGAAAGAAGGCTGATAAGTAG
- a CDS encoding DUF1501 domain-containing protein produces the protein MKNLPPFSRRQCVQALGGGLGSIALAGMMPAETAAAEVAPSQTHFAPRAKRVIQLFMNGGPFQADLFDPKPALNKFAGQRPAEVQLRTERETAGLMAVPFKFQNCGEGGLPICELLPNLQQRADDLCVIRSCHTDNPNHGPALFLMNNGTMAPIRPSMGAWFTYGLGTENSDLPGYVVLCPGRPVRFAELWTSGFLPGEHQGLYINSSQIDPATMIPNVRHKLAPADQQRQLSLLQQLNEQHADERGGDARFDARIRSMETAYRMQFAATDAFDINRESAATRAQYGKSHYANACLLARRLVERGVRFVQVYYGNGQPWDTHNNHNEQVRRLCKDIDQPTASLLADLKQRGLLEDTLVVWGGEFGRTSTSEAGDGRDHNHYGFTMWLAGGGVRGGYAHGATDDFGFRAVDDKVHIHDLHATVLHLLGLDHERLVYRHAGRDFRLTDVHGRVVHAVIA, from the coding sequence ATGAAAAACTTGCCGCCTTTCTCACGCCGCCAATGCGTGCAAGCGCTCGGTGGTGGACTCGGCAGTATTGCCCTCGCGGGCATGATGCCCGCTGAAACTGCCGCGGCAGAAGTAGCACCGTCGCAGACGCATTTCGCGCCGCGGGCCAAGCGGGTTATTCAACTCTTTATGAATGGCGGGCCATTTCAGGCCGATCTGTTTGATCCCAAGCCGGCGCTCAATAAGTTTGCCGGGCAGCGCCCCGCCGAAGTGCAACTCCGCACCGAGCGCGAGACCGCCGGATTGATGGCCGTGCCGTTCAAGTTTCAGAACTGCGGCGAAGGTGGTTTGCCGATTTGCGAACTACTGCCGAATCTGCAGCAGCGGGCCGATGATTTGTGCGTCATCCGCAGCTGCCACACCGACAATCCGAACCATGGCCCCGCGCTGTTCCTGATGAACAACGGCACGATGGCGCCCATCCGGCCGAGCATGGGAGCGTGGTTCACCTACGGCCTCGGCACCGAGAACAGTGATCTGCCGGGCTACGTCGTGCTCTGCCCCGGTCGACCGGTGCGGTTCGCGGAGCTCTGGACCAGCGGCTTTTTGCCCGGCGAACATCAGGGGCTGTATATCAACAGCAGTCAGATCGATCCGGCCACGATGATCCCCAACGTCCGCCACAAGTTGGCGCCCGCCGATCAGCAGCGACAACTCTCGTTGCTGCAACAGCTCAACGAGCAACATGCCGACGAGCGCGGCGGCGATGCCCGCTTCGACGCGCGGATCCGATCCATGGAAACCGCGTACCGCATGCAGTTTGCCGCGACCGATGCTTTTGACATCAACCGCGAATCGGCAGCAACGCGGGCTCAGTATGGCAAGTCTCATTATGCAAACGCCTGCTTGCTCGCGCGGCGACTTGTCGAGCGCGGCGTGCGTTTTGTGCAGGTCTATTACGGCAACGGTCAGCCGTGGGACACGCACAACAATCACAACGAGCAAGTCCGCCGGCTGTGCAAAGACATCGATCAACCGACCGCCTCGCTATTGGCCGATTTGAAGCAGCGCGGGTTGCTGGAAGATACCCTCGTCGTGTGGGGCGGCGAGTTCGGCCGCACCAGCACTTCCGAAGCGGGGGACGGCCGCGACCACAATCACTACGGCTTTACGATGTGGTTAGCCGGCGGTGGCGTGCGCGGCGGTTATGCACACGGCGCGACCGATGATTTCGGCTTTCGCGCGGTCGACGACAAAGTTCACATTCACGATCTGCACGCGACCGTTTTGCATCTGTTAGGACTCGATCACGAACGGCTGGTCTATCGACATGCTGGTCGCGATTTTCGTCTGACCGATGTGCACGGCCGCGTGGTGCATGCCGTCATCGCCTAA
- a CDS encoding PSD1 and planctomycete cytochrome C domain-containing protein, which produces MSISIRLLLFFVTAWLTSLRVDAAETEFAPEQIEFFEKRVRPILANRCYECHSTAKAKKQGGLLLDDRAAILTGGDSGAAATPGEPDKSLLIEAVRYDPAGFQMPPTGKLPASEIATLAEWVKLGLPHPTAAATKTAKKEIDLAKGRQHWAFHPLREHSIPDETQLAGGNRIDWFLNAKREQHGLKASPAADARTLFRRASFDLLGLPSAEADLKQIPDGKPFDVQYAEYLDQLLASPHYGERWGRYWLDLTRYADIMEQWREGEGQPWRYRDWVVHSLNRDTPYDRFVQQQLAADLLPDAQPADFAGLGFLGLSPSYWKELKLDHQVIKQVVAEEWEEKLDAIGSTFLGLTIACARCHDHKFDPITTNDYYALAGVLASIREADRPLLAADQAAPALAARSQAKTLEAKIKPLAAKSKPTDEEQAELAKLQAELATAKQTPHFDLAIACGVVDAALHVLPNGQNATRLDYKPGVAQDVALHIRGNPARTAAVVPRRFLTVLSNESSQPFRQGSGRLELAQSITNEGGGLAARVMVNRVWKHHFGRGLVETPSNFGLQGSPPSHPELLDDLAARFVAHGWSLKWLHREIMTSAAYQQSSRRDPAQFAIDPDNQWLWRMTPRRLDVESWRDSLLLVAGELNENVGGPPLELDQATNHRRTVYGLVRRRELSELLRLFDFPDPVASSAQREPTITPLQQLFVLNSPFFEIQSRQLVEKVLTGSQSETGRLQVVYRRLFQREASLREVELGSQFVRQLRSGGASESEAWRQYAHVLLASNEFLFVD; this is translated from the coding sequence ATGTCCATATCCATCCGCCTGTTGCTGTTCTTCGTCACGGCCTGGCTGACGTCGTTGCGCGTGGATGCCGCGGAAACGGAATTCGCTCCGGAGCAGATCGAGTTCTTCGAAAAACGGGTCAGGCCAATTTTGGCGAACCGTTGTTACGAATGCCATTCAACAGCCAAGGCAAAAAAACAAGGCGGCCTGTTGCTCGATGACCGAGCCGCGATCCTCACTGGCGGTGACAGCGGCGCTGCAGCCACACCGGGCGAACCAGACAAAAGCCTGCTGATAGAAGCCGTCCGCTACGATCCTGCCGGCTTTCAAATGCCGCCGACCGGCAAGCTGCCCGCAAGCGAAATCGCCACGCTCGCCGAATGGGTAAAGCTCGGCCTACCGCATCCCACGGCGGCTGCTACGAAAACGGCGAAGAAGGAAATCGACCTCGCGAAGGGACGGCAGCATTGGGCTTTTCACCCGCTGCGCGAACACTCCATCCCGGATGAGACGCAACTCGCCGGCGGCAATCGAATCGACTGGTTCTTGAATGCTAAACGTGAGCAGCATGGCTTGAAGGCTTCGCCCGCTGCAGACGCACGCACGCTGTTCCGCCGCGCTTCCTTCGATTTACTCGGCTTGCCGTCTGCGGAAGCTGATCTCAAGCAAATCCCTGATGGTAAGCCTTTCGACGTTCAGTACGCAGAGTATCTCGACCAACTCCTGGCCTCGCCGCATTACGGCGAACGCTGGGGCCGTTATTGGCTCGACCTCACGCGTTATGCCGACATCATGGAGCAGTGGCGCGAGGGGGAAGGTCAACCGTGGCGATATCGCGACTGGGTCGTTCATTCGCTGAATCGCGACACGCCCTACGATCGATTCGTGCAGCAGCAATTGGCTGCCGATCTGTTGCCCGATGCTCAGCCAGCCGACTTTGCCGGGCTCGGCTTTTTGGGTTTGAGTCCCTCATATTGGAAAGAGCTGAAGCTCGATCATCAGGTCATCAAGCAAGTCGTCGCCGAGGAATGGGAAGAAAAGCTCGATGCCATCGGCAGCACGTTTCTGGGGCTGACCATCGCCTGCGCTCGTTGCCACGATCACAAGTTCGACCCGATCACGACGAACGACTACTACGCACTCGCTGGCGTGCTCGCGAGCATCCGCGAAGCCGATCGTCCGTTGCTGGCTGCTGATCAGGCCGCTCCTGCGCTGGCTGCTCGCTCACAAGCTAAGACACTTGAGGCGAAGATCAAGCCGCTCGCGGCAAAATCCAAACCGACCGACGAAGAACAGGCCGAACTGGCGAAGTTGCAAGCCGAACTCGCGACTGCAAAACAAACGCCGCACTTCGATCTGGCCATTGCTTGCGGAGTGGTCGATGCGGCGTTGCATGTGTTGCCCAATGGCCAGAACGCCACGCGACTCGATTACAAACCAGGCGTGGCGCAGGATGTCGCGCTGCACATCCGCGGCAACCCCGCACGCACGGCTGCCGTCGTGCCGCGGCGGTTTCTGACGGTTCTTTCGAATGAATCTTCGCAGCCCTTTCGCCAAGGCAGTGGTCGACTCGAGTTGGCGCAATCCATCACCAACGAAGGCGGCGGTCTCGCGGCCCGCGTGATGGTCAATCGCGTGTGGAAGCATCATTTCGGCCGCGGCCTGGTCGAGACGCCGAGCAACTTTGGCCTGCAAGGCTCGCCGCCGTCGCATCCGGAATTGCTCGACGATCTCGCCGCGCGCTTTGTCGCTCACGGCTGGTCACTGAAGTGGTTGCATCGCGAAATCATGACCTCGGCTGCCTACCAGCAGTCGAGTCGTCGTGATCCCGCGCAGTTCGCAATCGATCCCGACAATCAATGGCTGTGGCGAATGACGCCGCGGCGGCTCGATGTGGAGTCATGGCGGGATTCGCTGCTGCTCGTCGCAGGCGAGTTGAATGAAAACGTCGGTGGCCCGCCGCTGGAACTCGATCAGGCGACGAATCATCGCCGCACGGTTTATGGCCTCGTACGACGCCGCGAATTAAGCGAGCTGCTGCGGCTATTCGACTTTCCCGATCCGGTGGCATCGAGCGCGCAGCGCGAGCCAACCATCACGCCGCTGCAGCAGCTGTTTGTGCTCAACAGCCCGTTCTTCGAAATACAGTCGCGGCAGCTCGTGGAGAAAGTTCTCACTGGCTCGCAAAGCGAAACGGGTCGGCTGCAAGTGGTTTATCGCCGCTTGTTTCAGCGCGAGGCATCACTTCGCGAAGTGGAACTCGGCAGTCAGTTTGTGCGGCAACTTCGCAGCGGCGGCGCGAGTGAAAGCGAAGCCTGGCGACAGTATGCTCATGTGCTGCTGGCGAGCAACGAATTCCTGTTTGTAGACTAG
- a CDS encoding DUF1501 domain-containing protein, translating into MALIPQSSLYNTSRREFVQSLSAGLGSVALASMLAQPSAGAAVVAPRAKAKHNIVLFMQGGPSQMDLFDPKPALEKYAGQRPPEANLRTERTTGGLLPSPFAFKKHGESGIEVSELLPKLAEVIDDICVVRSMYTFNPTHNPARSLMHSGNISATRPTLGSWLDYGLGSDNQNLPGFVVLSPGGGAGANARSGFLPAKHQGIGFDCSQTEPEKMIRYLQNKQLAAPEQRRQLDLVQELNREHLSSFGHDEFLEGRIQALETAYRMQSEATDAFDIRKEPESIRQEYGNTPFANGCLLARRLVERGVRSVHVYYGPGQPWDDHSRINKNLRGRCPDMDQASAALIRDLKRRGLLEETAVVWGGEFGRTPVSESSDGRDHNPYGFTMFMAGGGFKGGLCYGATDELGFRAIENRVSIHDLHATLLHVLGIDHEQLTYRYAGRDFRLTDVHGEVIHDLLV; encoded by the coding sequence TTGGCCCTGATTCCGCAATCGTCGCTCTACAACACTTCGCGCCGCGAGTTTGTGCAGTCGCTGTCGGCCGGCCTGGGATCGGTCGCGCTGGCGAGCATGTTGGCGCAGCCGAGCGCCGGCGCGGCGGTCGTAGCTCCGCGCGCGAAGGCCAAGCACAACATCGTGCTCTTCATGCAAGGCGGCCCTTCGCAGATGGATCTGTTCGATCCCAAACCGGCGCTCGAAAAGTACGCCGGGCAGCGGCCTCCGGAAGCGAACCTTCGTACTGAGCGCACGACCGGCGGTCTGCTGCCGTCGCCGTTTGCATTTAAGAAGCATGGCGAGTCGGGCATTGAGGTCAGCGAGTTGCTGCCGAAATTGGCCGAGGTGATCGACGACATTTGCGTCGTCCGCTCGATGTACACCTTTAACCCCACGCACAATCCGGCTCGCAGTCTGATGCACTCGGGCAACATCTCGGCCACGCGGCCGACGCTGGGTTCGTGGCTCGATTACGGCCTCGGCTCGGACAATCAAAACCTTCCGGGCTTCGTCGTGCTCAGTCCGGGCGGTGGCGCCGGCGCGAATGCCCGCAGCGGCTTCCTGCCGGCCAAGCATCAGGGGATCGGCTTCGATTGTTCGCAAACCGAACCGGAGAAGATGATCCGCTATTTACAAAACAAGCAACTCGCCGCGCCTGAGCAACGCCGGCAACTCGATCTGGTGCAAGAGTTGAACCGCGAGCATCTCAGTTCATTCGGCCACGACGAGTTTTTGGAAGGCCGCATTCAGGCGCTCGAGACCGCTTATCGCATGCAGTCGGAAGCGACCGACGCGTTCGACATTCGCAAAGAGCCCGAATCGATTCGCCAGGAGTATGGCAACACACCGTTCGCCAACGGCTGCTTACTCGCTCGGCGATTGGTCGAGCGGGGCGTCCGTTCGGTGCATGTTTACTACGGCCCCGGTCAGCCTTGGGATGATCACAGCCGCATCAACAAAAATCTGCGAGGCCGCTGTCCGGACATGGATCAGGCGTCGGCTGCGTTGATTCGAGACCTGAAACGCCGCGGCCTGCTTGAAGAAACTGCCGTGGTCTGGGGCGGCGAGTTCGGCCGCACTCCCGTTTCCGAAAGTAGCGACGGCCGCGATCACAATCCTTACGGCTTCACGATGTTCATGGCCGGTGGCGGTTTCAAAGGCGGTCTGTGTTACGGTGCGACCGATGAACTCGGTTTTCGGGCGATTGAGAATCGCGTCTCCATCCACGACCTCCACGCAACGCTGCTGCACGTGCTGGGAATCGATCACGAACAACTGACCTACCGATACGCGGGCCGCGATTTCCGCCTGACCGATGTTCATGGCGAAGTCATTCACGATTTGCTGGTGTGA
- a CDS encoding PSD1 and planctomycete cytochrome C domain-containing protein — protein sequence MKQSLVAGVFLCALFVAMGKACAQSTNQTTAKPDTKPTAEEIEFFEKSIRPILVDKCYSCHSAEAKKLKGNLLLDSRAGIAAGGESGDVISGRDPDQSRLIQAVRWTESDIQMPPTEKLTAAQIAALERWVKMGAPDPRSGDVKAATTAKKIDLEQGRRWWAFQPVTASDIELKDEAGWTKKKIDRFVLAKLQENQLQPSPIADRRTLIRRAYLDLTGLRPTFDQVEAFAKDDSPGAYARVIEELLASPHYGQRWGRYWLDVVRYGETNFTGEATTPPYPFAWRYRDWVITAINADVPYDRFVKLQLAADLMPGTSRQDLVALGFLGTSPGYHKDGRLSKDVVETLYTDDWDERVDTVTRGLLGLTVSCARCHDHKFDPIPTADYYSLAGVFASTVQAPRPLAEIDPAAETRFMVDTQRIFYRSYVANLMRDDPGSKVGEARKKVVRYTAEMEQMRDDNAGLRDKHPEMYAHLAQLAKRPNPYPDEPKNQTPQQADRGRGRRNANTDPLFHAVYDAGFFVDGADPDLTMLEIRPGEPRDLHVLPGGNVSKPGAVAPRGFLSVLAKGDPKFHQGSGRRELAERIFGDAAALSARVMVNRVWAWHFGKPLVATPSDFGAQGDKPTHPQLLDDLSARFIENGYSLKWLHREIMLSATYCQASQTRESAAQIDPANRLLWRMNPRRLDIEAYRDCLLQASGNLDERLAGPSFDLDQPGGVRRTVYGRISRDRLSTMLQLYDFPAATMHSPQREATTSPLQQLFVMNSAFVQERAEALARLVEQEPDTSAKINGLYRRLLSREPTEQEQQLADRFLKSATLTQYAQALIASNEVIFWP from the coding sequence ATGAAGCAATCTCTTGTTGCCGGAGTTTTCTTGTGCGCGCTTTTCGTCGCGATGGGAAAGGCCTGCGCGCAGAGCACGAATCAAACTACCGCCAAACCAGATACCAAGCCCACTGCTGAAGAGATTGAGTTCTTCGAGAAGAGCATCCGGCCCATTCTGGTCGATAAGTGCTACAGCTGTCATTCGGCGGAGGCTAAGAAGCTGAAGGGAAACCTGCTGCTTGATTCGCGCGCGGGAATTGCCGCCGGCGGTGAGAGTGGCGATGTCATTTCGGGGCGTGATCCTGACCAAAGTCGTCTGATCCAAGCCGTGCGCTGGACCGAGTCCGACATTCAAATGCCGCCGACGGAAAAGCTCACGGCGGCGCAGATCGCCGCGCTCGAGCGGTGGGTGAAGATGGGTGCGCCAGATCCACGCAGCGGTGATGTCAAAGCGGCTACGACGGCGAAGAAGATCGATCTCGAACAAGGCCGTCGCTGGTGGGCGTTTCAGCCGGTCACGGCCAGTGATATCGAGTTGAAAGATGAAGCCGGCTGGACCAAGAAAAAGATCGATCGCTTTGTGCTCGCCAAGTTGCAAGAGAATCAACTGCAGCCGTCGCCAATCGCAGATCGCCGCACGTTGATCCGGCGGGCTTACTTGGATCTGACCGGTTTGCGGCCGACGTTTGATCAGGTCGAAGCGTTTGCCAAAGATGACTCTCCCGGTGCGTACGCCCGCGTGATCGAAGAGTTACTCGCTTCGCCCCACTATGGTCAGCGCTGGGGCCGTTACTGGCTCGACGTCGTTCGCTACGGCGAGACCAACTTCACCGGCGAAGCCACCACGCCGCCATATCCTTTTGCCTGGCGTTATCGCGATTGGGTAATCACGGCCATCAACGCCGATGTTCCCTACGATCGCTTCGTCAAACTGCAGCTCGCCGCTGACTTGATGCCGGGAACCTCGCGGCAGGATCTGGTCGCGCTCGGTTTTCTGGGAACATCGCCCGGCTATCACAAAGACGGCCGGCTGTCGAAAGATGTGGTCGAGACGCTTTACACCGATGACTGGGACGAGCGCGTCGATACCGTAACGCGCGGCTTGCTGGGGCTGACCGTGTCGTGCGCTCGCTGCCACGATCACAAGTTTGATCCGATTCCCACGGCTGATTACTACAGCCTGGCTGGTGTCTTCGCGTCGACCGTGCAAGCGCCCCGACCGCTCGCCGAAATCGACCCAGCCGCGGAAACTCGCTTCATGGTTGACACACAGCGTATTTTTTATCGCAGTTATGTCGCCAATCTGATGCGTGACGATCCTGGCTCCAAGGTCGGCGAAGCCCGCAAGAAGGTCGTTCGCTACACCGCCGAAATGGAGCAGATGCGCGACGATAACGCGGGCTTGCGCGACAAGCATCCCGAGATGTATGCCCATCTGGCGCAACTCGCGAAGCGGCCGAATCCTTATCCGGATGAACCAAAGAATCAAACGCCACAGCAGGCAGATCGCGGCCGCGGGCGGCGCAATGCGAACACCGATCCGCTCTTTCACGCGGTTTACGACGCCGGCTTTTTTGTCGACGGCGCGGATCCTGATTTGACGATGCTCGAGATTCGGCCCGGCGAGCCGCGCGATTTGCACGTGCTCCCCGGCGGCAATGTTTCGAAGCCCGGCGCCGTAGCGCCGCGCGGTTTTTTAAGCGTGCTCGCGAAGGGCGATCCGAAGTTTCACCAAGGATCAGGCCGGCGTGAACTTGCGGAGCGAATCTTCGGTGATGCGGCCGCCCTCTCCGCGCGGGTCATGGTCAACCGCGTGTGGGCCTGGCACTTTGGCAAGCCGTTGGTGGCAACGCCGAGCGACTTCGGCGCTCAAGGCGATAAGCCGACGCATCCGCAGTTGCTCGATGATCTGTCGGCCCGCTTTATCGAGAACGGCTATTCGCTCAAATGGTTGCATCGCGAAATCATGTTGTCGGCCACTTATTGCCAGGCCAGTCAAACGCGCGAGAGCGCGGCTCAGATCGATCCAGCGAATCGATTGTTGTGGCGGATGAATCCGCGGCGGCTCGATATCGAGGCCTATCGCGATTGCTTGCTGCAGGCCAGCGGCAATCTCGACGAACGCCTGGCAGGGCCGTCGTTCGATCTCGATCAACCAGGCGGCGTGCGGCGCACGGTCTACGGCCGGATCAGTCGCGACCGGTTGAGCACGATGTTGCAACTTTATGATTTCCCCGCGGCCACCATGCACAGTCCGCAGCGCGAGGCCACCACATCGCCGCTGCAGCAGCTGTTTGTCATGAACAGCGCCTTTGTGCAAGAACGCGCCGAAGCCCTGGCTCGGCTTGTCGAGCAGGAGCCCGATACCAGTGCCAAAATCAACGGCCTGTATCGCCGATTGCTTTCGCGTGAACCTACCGAGCAAGAACAGCAATTGGCCGATAGATTTTTGAAATCAGCCACACTCACGCAATACGCCCAAGCCCTCATCGCTTCGAACGAGGTGATCTTTTGGCCCTGA